Proteins encoded by one window of Nasonia vitripennis strain AsymCx chromosome 5, Nvit_psr_1.1, whole genome shotgun sequence:
- the LOC100122024 gene encoding alpha-glucosidase-like precursor, with amino-acid sequence MWKVLLLGLAFLALHQVEGANDPVKKPEWWESGIIYQVYPRSFKDSNGDGIGDLNGITSKLEHIRDSGAVALWLSPIYSSPQVDFGYDISNFTEIDPNYGTLADFRNLVTRAKLLGLKVLLDLVPNHSSDQHEWFKKSAKRIKPYDEYYIWRDGKVLANGTRVPPNNWISIFSGPAWTWNEERKQYYYHQFASAQPDLNYRDANLRLEMDNVITFWLDQGVDGYRIDAIIHMFEDAALRDEPLSHRPGVPPTDYDYLEHPYTKDQNETYDVVARWRQIMDKHSQDHKTDKKYAIVEAGSPYPLMMRYYQVGVDPFNFMFIATLRNSSRPSDFANAINEWMYNMPKDQSANWVVGNHDNSRVASRFGYQSNRADQMSMLAAVLPGITVIYNGDEIGMIDRPMTYEETVDPAGCNAGRERYQLKSRDPARTPFQWDNTTSAGFSTSRKTWLPVHENYKTLNLAAQKLASISHYKVFLALAKLKKTKLHHEGQLEISTDNDKVLGVVRRRPHQTPLVLLINFEETPIKLDLRSWLHLPDSIDIYTACVKSGLKVGTTVKSAQFVIPGAAAVILAGNDLA; translated from the coding sequence ATGTGGAAAGTACTGTTGTTGGGGCTGGCCTTCTTGGCACTGCACCAAGTGGAAGGTGCAAACGACCCAGTGAAGAAGCCGGAATGGTGGGAAAGTGGCATCATCTATCAAGTTTACCCTCGGAGCTTCAAGGATAGCAATGGCGATGGAATCGGAGATCTTAACGGGATCACCAGCAAACTTGAACACATTCGAGACAGCGGAGCCGTGGCTCTTTGGCTTTCTCCGATCTACTCGAGCCCGCAAGTGGATTTTGGATACGACATTTCCAACTTCACCGAAATCGATCCAAACTACGGAACACTCGCCGACTTTCGCAATCTCGTCACTAGGGCAAAATTGCTGGGTTTGAAGGTTCTACTAGATCTAGTGCCGAACCATAGTTCTGATCAACACGAGTGGTTCAAGAAGAGCGCCAAGCGTATCAAGCCCTACGACGAATACTACATCTGGAGGGATGGCAAAGTATTGGCTAACGGCACCAGAGTTCCACCTAACAACTGGATTTCCATTTTCTCTGGACCAGCCTGGACATGGAACGAGGAGCGTAAGCAGTACTACTACCATCAGTTCGCCTCAGCTCAGCCGGATTTGAACTACCGCGATGCCAATCTCAGACTTGAAATGGATAACGTCATTACATTTTGGTTGGACCAGGGTGTCGACGGCTACCGAATCGACGCCATCATCCATATGTTTGAAGACGCTGCCTTACGCGACGAGCCATTGTCTCATCGACCTGGTGTGCCGCCTACTGACTACGACTATCTGGAGCATCCGTATACGAAAGACCAAAACGAAACATACGACGTGGTTGCTCGCTGGCGCCAGATAATGGACAAGCACTCTCAAGATCACAAAACAGATAAGAAGTACGCCATAGTCGAGGCAGGCTCACCATATCCGTTGATGATGAGGTACTACCAGGTCGGTGTCGATCCGTTCAACTTCATGTTCATTGCGACTCTGCGCAATTCTTCACGGCCATCGGATTTCGCAAACGCTATTAACGAATGGATGTACAACATGCCCAAGGATCAGAGCGCCAACTGGGTCGTCGGAAACCACGACAACAGCAGGGTTGCCTCCAGGTTTGGTTACCAAAGTAACAGAGCAGATCAGATGTCCATGCTGGCAGCGGTTCTGCCCGGTATCACCGTTATCTACAACGGAGACGAGATCGGTATGATCGATCGCCCTATGACCTACGAAGAGACAGTGGATCCAGCTGGTTGCAATGCCGGCCGAGAAAGGTATCAATTAAAATCTCGCGATCCTGCCAGGACTCCTTTCCAGTGGGACAACACGACGAGCGCCGGTTTTTCAACTAGCCGGAAGACGTGGTTGCCTGTGCACGAGAACTACAAAACTTTGAACTTGGCGGCACAGAAGCTAGCTTCCATCTCCCATTACAAAGTCTTTTTAGCCTTGGCTAAACTTAAAAAAACCAAACTACATCATGAGGGTCAGTTGGAGATCAGTACGGACAATGACAAGGTTTTAGGAGTCGTAAGACGGCGGCCTCATCAGACGCCCTTGGTACTTCTAATCAACTTTGAAGAGACGCCAATCAAGCTGGATTTGAGAAGTTGGCTACATCTTCCTGACAGCATTGACATTTACACGGCGTGCGTCAAGTCGGGATTAAAAGTTGGGACTACGGTCAAAAGCGCACAATTTGTGATTCCGGGCGCGGCTGCCGTGATTCTGGCAGGTAATGATTTGGCATGA
- the LOC100122011 gene encoding alpha-glucosidase-like, translating to MLQLLIIVVIMKSLAILSFGLLVLGASAFHIVVDEAKQDLDWWKTSVIYQIYPRSFKDSNGDGIGDLNGITSKLEHIKEAGADALWLSPIYSSPQKDFGYDISNFTDIAPEFGTLKDFDKLVTKAKSLGLKVMLDFVPNHSSHEHVWFNKSVNRVKPYDDYYIWRDAKKGPNGERRPPNNWLSVFGGSAWEWNEKRQQYFYHAFVVGQPDLNYRNPDLRKEMENVLTFWMDRGVDGFRVDAVNHMFEDPALRDEPKSSNDVPPDDYESLDHIYTRDLDDTYTVVKSWQVLLDNYVKNHKTDGKLQILEAYTSIPKSMKFYDVGANPFNFMFIANLNNGSSASDFKRTIDGWLNAIPEGKVANWVVGNHDNHRVASRYGFNNNRADQISLLSGILPGIAVVYNGDEIGMVDRPFTFAETVDPAGCQAGPQRYHIKSRDPERTPFQWDATTSAGFSNSTKTWLPVHSNYKTVNLAAQKVATKSHYKIFQALTKLKKTPTLQKGTVEVLLATEKVLAIVRRLANNPTVALLINFDNKPVTMDARTWLNIDEKKKIQIASLKSGLNFGATVDTTRLVLPGAASVILS from the coding sequence ATGCTACAGTTATTGATTATTGTCGTGATCATGAAGTCGCTAGCTATACTGAGTTTCGGACTTCTAGTCCTTGGTGCCTCAGCGTTTCACATCGTCGTCGATGAGGCCAAGCAGGACCTTGACTGGTGGAAGACTAGTGTGATCTACCAGATTTACCCGCGAAGTTTCAAGGACAGCAATGGCGATGGGATCGGCGATCTCAACGGCATCACCAGCAAATTGGAACACATCAAGGAAGCCGGCGCCGACGCTCTCTGGCTATCGCCAATCTATTCAAGCCCACAAAAAGATTTTGGTTACGACATTTCTAACTTTACTGACATAGCACCAGAATTTGGAACTCTTAAGGACTTTGACAAGCTCGTCACCAAAGCCAAATCCCTGGGCTTGAAGGTAATGCTCGATTTCGTTCCTAATCACAGTTCGCACGAACACGTGTGGTTTAACAAGAGTGTAAATCGCGTGAAACCCTACGACGACTATTACATTTGGCGGGATGCGAAGAAAGGGCCCAATGGAGAGAGGAGGCCGCCCAACAACTGGTTATCGGTGTTCGGTGGATCTGCTTGGGAGTGGAACGAAAAGCGTCAGCAATACTTTTACCATGCTTTCGTCGTTGGACAACCTGACTTAAACTACCGTAATCCGGACTTGAGAAAAGAAATGGAGAACGTTTTGACATTCTGGATGGATCGCGGCGTCGACGGTTTCCGAGTTGATGCAGTTAATCATATGTTCGAAGATCCTGCATTACGTGATGAGCCGAAATCAAGTAACGACGTACCTCCCGATGACTACGAATCTTTGGATCACATCTACACCAGGGACTTGGATGATACTTATACGGTTGTTAAGTCGTGGCAAGTACTTTTGGACAACTACGTGAAGAATCACAAAACAGACGGTAAATTGCAGATTTTAGAGGCTTATACATCTATTCCAAAATCAATGAAGTTTTACGACGTGGGAGCTAATCCCTTCAACTTCATGTTCATTGCCAATTTGAACAACGGCTCATCAGCTAGTGACTTCAAGAGAACAATCGACGGATGGTTGAATGCAATCCCTGAGGGCAAAGTAGCCAATTGGGTTGTTGGAAATCACGATAATCATCGAGTAGCGTCCAGATACGGCTTTAATAACAACAGAGCAGATCAaatttctcttctctctggaATTTTACCAGGAATTGCTGTTGTTTACAACGGAGACGAAATTGGTATGGTTGACAGGCCCTTTACTTTCGCTGAAACGGTTGACCCAGCTGGATGCCAGGCTGGTCCACAGAGATACCACATCAAATCGAGAGATCCCGAAAGGACACCCTTCCAATGGGACGCCACTACCAGTGCTGGTTTCTCCAACAGTACGAAGACTTGGCTGCCTGTTCACTCCAACTATAAGACTGTTAATCTGGCAGCTCAAAAGGTAGCTACTAAATCTCACTACAAAATATTCCAAGCATTGACAAAATTGAAGAAGACGCCCACATTACAAAAAGGAACGGTCGAAGTTTTACTTGCCactgaaaaagttctggccatAGTTCGACGATTGGCAAACAACCCAACAGTCGCACTTTTAATTAACTTTGACAACAAGCCTGTAACGATGGACGCAAGGACCTGGCTGAATATCGATGAGAAGAAAAAGATCCAAATAGCTAGTTTAAAGTCAGGATTAAACTTTGGAGCAACGGTCGACACCACGAGATTAGTTCTTCCTGGCGCAGCATCAGTTATTCTCTCTTAA